ATCAGTGTAATTGCATGAGTTTCAGTCCTGCATGTTGCTTTAAAAGATGGTAAATATGCCGAGGAGGTTTTtgaattagaaataaaattacattttatcatttttaattaaaaaatagtaaattaatcttTGTCTATTAGATTACAGAGTAAATTAGTCGTTTTTGTTAAACATTTTGtactgttaaaaaataaaataatcaatgaCGTACATCTCATGCAGgtgtataaggactaatttgtaatagCAAAAAATGAATGGAATTTCAGTTTGTTCATTGGTATAAtatataagaattaatttatccattttttgagtaaatgggGTAAAATGCCGAATTTCTATGGCACTTTTATCTTTAAAAGGCCAAGGCATATATGTGCATATAACTTACATTatagaaagtaaaagtaaaagtaaaagtactatggaggtCTTTGTACtaagagttaaattgtattttatcccgtttactcaaaaaataaacaaattagtcattgtacattagattaaataACATACAAATTGatcctttctgttaaaaatttcattcattttattattaaaaattggtgCGGCAAAGAGAATAACCAAATAATTACATATAACCTACCACGTGTACTTTATTTTTGACATACAaaaaccaatttttaacaatagaaataaatgaaatttttaacaaaaaaatcaatttgctctaatgtatagagactaatttactcatattttttaattaaaaaagtaaaatacttAACTCTTAGTTTAGTTTGAGGTCTTCCATGCTTTTACCCATTATGGAATGGTTATTGAGCTAGCAGGTAAACACATTATTTTGTATAAGAGAAAAGAGAGTTAAAAAATACCCAATAGTCAAACAAGGAAACCGTGTTGCAGCCGGTGGTGGTGTTGGTGGTTGTATGGATGTTGATGGTGGTGAGTTTTGGACAAGTTTTTGTTGCACTTCATGTTGTGCATGTTCTGTCGGTGTCTGCTGTTTTTCTTTAAGCTTTATCCATGGCAGTAAGGCAATAAATGAAACTAGAATATAAGCCATGCTTGAACATATCTACAAAAAACTGTAATAATTTTTTACCTTTTTAGCTAGCATGTTGTTCTGGTCTTGCAATGTCTTTTCCTGTCACAAGGTTCATAGTCACAAATagtaacttttttctttttatccatattctttttgaattttttaatttactcCAAAGCTATGATATGACAAAGTTCTTACTCTCTTCTGCAGCACTGAAATGGATTCATTCATGAGTTTGTTCTGCATGTCAAAAGAAAACCATGatttgagtaaaataaaataaaatagagcattcatataatcaaaatataaaattttgaaattattcaGTTTTTTTAACCTTTCTAGTTCGTATTCGCTTCAGAGAATTACCAATTTGTTGTTCCAAAAGTTGCAGGTCCCTTGAACTCAAGGGTTCAAGCTCTTCTCCACGAAAGTTCCTGCATTCACACAAGtgttacatacatacatacatacatacatatgtacGTACGTACGTACGTAAATCATTTGCTTGAGTTTATTAAGTTTCCAGTAAGTCCAATGCAACCCTAGAAGCTTTGTctgcttattttatttataatataattattaatatttatattttattattgaataaaaaataagatatattttaatgttcatttaatttaaataaatgaacaaaaacatgtataaacaaacacaaatttgcataaataaacataaaaacaaaaattgaatttCTTAACCAACATAATCTGAACacaaacaaactcaaaaataaacaaatacaaGTATATGTTTAACCCAGAATAGACCAAGTTTCAAACATATGAAATTACATATTTGTACCTCAAGTTCCTTTGCAAGACTTCAATAGTTGACATGAGTTTGGAAGATTCCAAAGACCAATTTGCCTGTTAGAAAGTTGCTTTAAATCAACAAGCACTAACAATAGAAATTTACAAGCTTGAAATGGAATTTCAACAAATTGTAATAATTGGTAGCTTACGGTTTTTTTATGTTCAACATTTTCAACACATAGTGAATCGAAAACATGATTTGAACAATAATCATCTAAGAGATTATCAGACAAGTATTTACCTTAAAAAGATAAGAATGGAACGGCAGCAATGGTTACACTCCGAGTAAAAATTACTCAGACAATATGCAGGTATTAGATAAAATTTCACGATTTAATGCAAGACATACCTGTGATTCAGAACCAGTTGGGGCATATATTTGTCGTTCGTATCGTTCTAGGATCCTCTCCATGCTGTAATCAAGGGAAAAAACGACATACATGAACAAAGAAATGAACCATAGAAATAACAAGTTTTatcattgtacatatatatatataattttattttaggtttaagactttaattttttttgtgtgttttattattcacTGATAATACTATTTAAGACACTTATCAACTCACTGAGtgaaattttttgtattattgtttgaagtatattttgatttttctttattttaaaaatctaacaTAAAGATCTTTTATGTTAGAAAAATAAGGGAGTAGCATTTTTATAACAATTAAAAGATTATCAATTTTACAATGTGCATTT
The Gossypium hirsutum isolate 1008001.06 chromosome A07, Gossypium_hirsutum_v2.1, whole genome shotgun sequence genome window above contains:
- the LOC107887339 gene encoding truncated transcription factor CAULIFLOWER A-like isoform X3, with the protein product MGRGRVQLRRIENNISRQVTFSKRRSGLLKKANEISVLCDADVALIVFSNKGKLFEFSSDPSMERILERYERQIYAPTGSESQANWSLESSKLMSTIEVLQRNLRNFRGEELEPLSSRDLQLLEQQIGNSLKRIRTRKNKLMNESISVLQKREKTLQDQNNMLAKKLKEKQQTPTEHAQHEVQQKLVQNSPPSTSIQPPTPPPAATRFPCLTIGTETHAITLIPQKF
- the LOC107887339 gene encoding truncated transcription factor CAULIFLOWER A-like, with the translated sequence MGRGRVQLRRIENNISRQVTFSKRRSGLLKKANEISVLCDADVALIVFSNKGKLFEFSSDPSMERILERYERQIYAPTGSESQANWSLESSKLMSTIEVLQRNLRNFRGEELEPLSSRDLQLLEQQIGNSLKRIRTRKNKLMNESISVLQKREKTLQDQNNMLAKKQTPTEHAQHEVQQKLVQNSPPSTSIQPPTPPPAATRFPCLTIGGSYEAMKGTNKEAELNLNLVPNQ
- the LOC107887339 gene encoding truncated transcription factor CAULIFLOWER A-like isoform X2; this translates as MGRGRVQLRRIENNISRQVTFSKRRSGLLKKANEISVLCDADVALIVFSNKGKLFEFSSDPSMERILERYERQIYAPTGSESQANWSLESSKLMSTIEVLQRNLRNFRGEELEPLSSRDLQLLEQQIGNSLKRIRTRKNKLMNESISVLQKREKTLQDQNNMLAKKLKEKQQTPTEHAQHEVQQKLVQNSPPSTSIQPPTPPPAATRFPCLTIGFDMKNHAEGVTKP
- the LOC107887339 gene encoding truncated transcription factor CAULIFLOWER A-like isoform X1, with product MGRGRVQLRRIENNISRQVTFSKRRSGLLKKANEISVLCDADVALIVFSNKGKLFEFSSDPSMERILERYERQIYAPTGSESQANWSLESSKLMSTIEVLQRNLRNFRGEELEPLSSRDLQLLEQQIGNSLKRIRTRKNKLMNESISVLQKREKTLQDQNNMLAKKLKEKQQTPTEHAQHEVQQKLVQNSPPSTSIQPPTPPPAATRFPCLTIGGSYEAMKGTNKEAELNLNLVPNQ
- the LOC107887339 gene encoding truncated transcription factor CAULIFLOWER A-like isoform X4, giving the protein MGRGRVQLRRIENNISRQVTFSKRRSGLLKKANEISVLCDADVALIVFSNKGKLFEFSSDPSMERILERYERQIYAPTGSESQANWSLESSKLMSTIEVLQRNLRNFRGEELEPLSSRDLQLLEQQIGNSLKRIRTRKNKLMNESISVLQKREKTLQDQNNMLAKKRELRSHERDKQGS